The Paenibacillus sp. BIC5C1 DNA segment TGGGTATTCCCGAATTTGCCAGATTGATGTATGGGCAGACCGTATCCCTGCGCGAAAAGGAGTACGTCGAGGCCAGCAGAGCCATTGGTGTCAGAGACAGAGTGATTCTGTTTCGCCATATCCTGCCGAATGCTTTGGCACCGCTGTTGGTACAGGCCACACTTGGTATGGGTTTTGCCATTCTGACAGCATCCAGCTTGAGCTTTCTCGGTCTTGGCGTCAAACCGCCTACGGCCGAATGGGGAGCCATGATCTCTGAAGGACGGGAGTATATCATTTCCGGACAATGGTGGCTCGTGACATTCCCTGGACTGGCTATAGCCACATCCATTCTTGGCTTTAACCTGCTCGGAGATGGTTTCCGTGATGTACTGGACCCAAGGTTGCGTTCGGGAAAATAGGGGTTGGTGATCACTGGTCTCTATAGAACCGATTTATAGATAGCTGGATGGTGGAACCGACTTGCGGGGAATGCCTTGAGTTAAAAGGCCTGCAAGGTTTCATCACTGGCAGTAGGCAGATTGAATGCTGCTGCGGTTGGTATCAGGAATATGAGTAAGTTACTTTTCGGGTATTGGTCCACACATTTACTTTGTCTAATAAAAGCTGCAACGTTTTACAGTATCACATCATAAGACTGGTTCAAAAAGGGGAGGAAACTAAAAATGAAAAAGCTCAAATGGTTTTCTGCAATGATTGCTCTTACCGTTGTTCTTGGTGGCTGTGCCAGCAATGCCAACCAACAGCCTGCGGCATCCGGCTCAGGAGGGGAAACAAAACCTGCGCCAACGCTGACGGTTGCTTACTCTGAGGGGGGAACCACGATGGACCCGGCGGAGGCGAATGACCTCACCTCGGACACATTGGTACTGGCAACCTATGACCAGTTGGTAACCTATGGTGTCAAAACGGTGGATGGTGCTGATGTAGCCAATACAGAGGATATTCAGCCGATGCTCGCCGAGAGCTGGGAAGTGTCTGCTGACAATACAACGTATACATTCAAAATCAAAAGCGGTCTGAAATTCCAAAGTGGAAATCCGGTCAATGCGGATGCGGTTGTGTACTCTTTTGACCGTGTGGCGAAGTCCAGCTCCGGCAGCTTTCTATATGGAATGGCCGACATCAAGAGCGTGACCGCCAAGGACGACTCCACCGTTGAGATCGTACTGAATAAAGCAAACCACATGTTCACCCAGATCATTGCCATGTATACCTTCTCTATTGTGGACCAGAAGCTCGTCGAGGAAAAAGGTGACGACTATCTGAAAACAAATGCTGCGGGATCAGGCCCGTTTACACTTGAAAAATGGGACCCAGCCAGTGAAGCGGTCTTCCAGGCCAACAACGACTACTGGCAGGGAGCACCAAAACTCAGCAAAGTCACGCTGAAATTCACGAAGGAAGCCTCCAACCGTGTTCTGCTGCTGAACAAGAGTGACGTGGACATGGCGATCGAAATTCCCCCCAAAGATGTTGCGGCTTTGCAGGAGAACAGTAATTTAACCATCAAGTCGAATGCGAGTAACCGCATTTTGTTCTTCGCGATGAACAACAATGTCAAACCATTTGATAATGAAAAAGTACGTCAGGCCATCAACTATGCGATCCCTTATGACCAATTGATCAACGATGTTATGTACGGTCAGGCCAAAGAGATGAAGAGTGCTGTAGCGAGCAACACACCGGGTTTTACGGATGCTGGCTATGTGTATGAATACAATCTGGACAAAGCCAAGGAATTGTTAAAAGAAGCAGGTTATGCGGAAGGGTTCAGCTTTGACTTTACCCTCGGTTCGGGCTTTGACGATTGGGAATATGATGCGGTTCTGATTCAAGCGGAACTGGCCAAGATCGGTGTCAAAATGAACATTAACAAAGTTGCGCGTGCGCAGTTCCTGGAACAGCAAAAAGATGGAAATTTAGTCTCATACATCTCCAAATGGACTTCGTTTGTTAACGATCCTGGATACCACCTGGGCTTCCTGCTTTACGGTGAAGGCTCTTCCAACTACATTCATTACAACAATGCGGAAGTAAACAAACTGTGGGAAGAAGCTGGCGCCGAACCGGATCAGGCGAAACGCAACGAGCTATACATGAAGGCACAGGAGATTATTACGACAGAAGCACCGTGGGCGTATCTTTACGAATATAACCGGGTTGTCGGCATGAATAACAAGGTCAGCGGATACGTGTATTACCCGGATGAAGTTCTGCGTTTCTACCCGCTTAGCAAAGAGCAGTAAACGAACGGACGACGATTTGGGGGACAGGCAATCATGCCTGTCTTCTGACGATTCGCATTGAACACAATACAGCCCATATTGGAAGGAGCCTGAACAGGATGGATTGGAAACAGAAGGTACTTGATGCAATCGAGGAAGGTCAGGATGAATTACTGGAGCTCTGTTCACAACTAATTCGTTTTCCGACGGAGAATCCTCCAGGGGATTCGCGTGAGATTAGCGCTTTTATTATCGAATATCTGCATCAGGCTGGAATTGACACCAAAGTACATGCGGCAACGGAAACGATGTTTAACCTGATCTCTACGTTGAATGGAGAAGGAGCGGACAAGTCAGACAAACATCTGATTTTCTGTGGACATACGGATGTTGTGCCAGCTGGTGATCTTTCTCGTTGGGACTTCGACCCGTTCTGCGGTGAAATCAAGGACGGATATATGCTTGGACGCGGGGCATCCGACATGAAAGGTGGGCTTGCCGGCCTGATTTTTGCGACGGTTATTCTGGCGAAGCTGGGTGTACCTTTGCGCGGAGATCTGTCGCTGATGATTGTTCCGGATGAAGAAACAGGCGGTGACCTGGGGGTACCATGGGTTCTGGAGCGTGGTCTTGCAACCGGAACTGCCGCGGTAATTGCAGAGCCGTCCAGCCCGCAGCATCCAACCATTGGACAAAAGGGGAGCTGCTGGTTTGAGTTTACGGTGGAAGGCACACCGGGTCATGGCAGTCTTCAACCCATTGTAGGCGATAATGCGATTGTGAAGGCAGCTAAAGGTATTGAAGCATTGCAGCGTCTGTGGGACATCAAGCCGGACATCCCGGAAGAGGTGAGGGATATTATCCGCATCTCGCAGGAATATGCGCGTGATCGGGAGAAGGCAGGTCTGGCCTATCAGGTGTTCGACCATGTAACGGTAAATATCGGTTCAATTCAGGGTGGAACCAAGGTGAATGTGGTAGCGGATCGGTGCACTGTTCAGGTGGACTCCCGCGTTCCATTTGGTGTGGATTACCGCGATGTATTGGACCGTGCCCGCTCGCTGCTGCTTGAAGCAGGAATAGAGTCGGAGCTGAAGCCTTTTGGCTTTCAGGGTAACGCAAACTGGACTCCAGCGCATGAACCAATTGTGAGCCAACTGGTGGAGAGTATCAGCGAAGTCAGTGGCCAAGAGGCGTACGGTGTGCTGCAATGGGCATCCAGTGATGCACGCCACTTCCGTAATCATCGGATTCCGGTATTGCAATATGGCCCGGCAGAGCTGTCCACGATTCACAATTTTAACGAAAAAGCACCTGTATGGCAGATTATCCAGTGCGCCAAAGTGTATGCGCTGAGCGCGCTTAAATATTTGGGCGTGGAAGGTATGGAAGATGAGACGTCATTGAACAATTCGAAGGGTGCGGCTTCCGAAGAAGCCACGACGTCCAAGCGTTAATTTTTTAGAAGGAGTAAAGCTAAAGGTTCAGAACGTAATGGCATGGGAGGGGAACAACATGACTGAACTGCTCGAAGTTTCGGATTTGCGGACAGAGTTCATCACGGATGCAGGCGTAATTCGTGCCGTGGACGGGATCAGTCTTTCCATACGGCAGGGTGAAACGCTGGGTATTGTCGGAGAATCGGGATGCGGGAAAAGTATTACATCGTTATCAATCATGCAGTTGCTCCCCAAAAAGATCGGCCGCGTGGCGTCAGGGGAAGTCCGCTTCCAGGGGAAAGACATGCTCAAGCTGTCCGGGCGAGAAATTCGCCGAATTCGGGGAAACCGAATGGCCATGATCTTTCAGGAGCCGATGACCTCACTCAATCCGGTATTCAAAATCGGCAAACAAATCTCGGAAGCGGCACGATACCATCTGAAGCTGGGCAAAAAAGAGGCTTGGGCACGGTCTGTTGATATGCTTCGCAAAGTCGGTATCCCCCGTCCTGACAAAATTGCAGAACAATACCCGCACCAGCTCTCAGGTGGCATGCGCCAGCGGGTGATGATCGCCATGGCAATGGTGTGCAGCCCGCAGCTGCTCATCGCAGATGAACCAACAACAGCACTGGATGTCACTATCCAGGCACAGATTCTCGACTTGATGCGTGATCTCCAGCGGACGGAGAATATGGCAATCATGATGATCACCCATGATCTCGGTGTTGTAGCTGAGATGTGTGATCGTGTCATGGTGATGTATGCCGGACAAGTGGTGGAAGAGACGGATGTCAAAACCCTTTTTGCCGATCCCAAGCATCCATATACTCGCGGTCTTTTAGCTTCGCTGCCGCAGCTTGCGGGAGATCAGGATCGTCTTCAATCTATTCCAGGTCAGGTACCGAATCCCGCCCATATGCCATCCGGCTGTCGTTTTGCTCCTCGTTGTCCGGTTAAGGAAGCGCGATGCGAGACGATACAGCCCGAATTACTGGAGACAGCACCAAGTCATAGCTGTCGCTGTCTGCTGCAACAGGAGGGGATTATATGAGTGCGATATTGGAAGTCAGAAACCTCAAGAAGCATTATCCTATCCGCAAGGGCCTGTTTTCCAAACAGGTCGGTGCCGTCAAAGCCGTCGATGGTGTAACGCTGTCTGTGGAGCGTGGGGAAACACTCGCCGTGGTTGGAGAGTCTGGCTGCGGAAAATCCACCACGGGGCGTGCCATCCTGCGTCTGATTGAACCGACGGATGGCGAGGTGTTCTTCGAAGGCAAGGATGTACGGAAGCTTCCGCCAGAAGAGCTGCGCCGTTTCCGTACGGATATGCAGATGGTGTTCCAGGACCCATACGCTTCACTTGATCCTCGATGGACAGTACAGCGTACACTGGAGGAGCCGCTGCTCACCCACCATAATTTGAAAAAAAACGAGTTGAAAAGCCGAATCGAAGAGCTGATGGAGGTGGTTGGATTATCCTCCTATCAGGCACACCGCTTTCCGCACGAGTTCTCGGGTGGACAACGTCAACGGATCGGAATTGCCCGTGCTCTCGCTTTGAATCCCAAATTCATTGTGTGTGACGAGCCCGTGTCAGCGCTGGATGTGTCCATTCAGGCACAAGTGTTGAACTTGATGCAGGATCTGCAGGAACAATTCGGGCTGACATATATGTTCATCTCTCATGACCTGTCCGTCGTCAAGTTCATCAGTGATCGTGTGGCTGTCATGTATCTGGGCAAAGTGGTCGAGCTTGCGCCCACTTCCGAGCTGTTCACCGAGGCGCTGCATCCATATACCAAAGCATTGATGTCCGCTGTTCCTGTTCCTGATCCGAATGTGCAAAAGGAACGGATCGTCTTGAGCGGCGATGTGCCCAATCCGGAAAATCCACCATCCGGCTGCACGTTTCATACCCGTTGTCCGTATGTGAAGGACGAATGCCGCTCTGTTATCCCGGAGCTGCGGGAGATTTCACCAGGACGCCAGGTGGCGTGTCATTTGTATTAGAGTGATCATTTGAGCTGAAAAATACGTTCAGAAAATGCAAACAAACCTCCAGTTTACTTGGGTTCTGTTTGCGTTTTTCTTTTTTTATCTTCTCTGCTGCCTTTATTTCTGACGATAGTATCTGCATATTAAGAAATGGGTAAAAATTTTTCTCTCTTCAACCGATATAAACACAGAGAATGCAACATGAAATGTAATTATTCATGATCAAGATGACGATAAAAAGCTTCTATTGAAACTGAAAACAAGAAGGGTATGAAAACATCTATGGATGAGGAAGTTCAAATTCAATACATTAATTTCTCGGTCGGAAATCAGATTTGTGCGCTTCGTATTGATGAAGTTCATGAAATTATCAAAATGCTCCCGGTAACCACCGTTCCTTTTGGCAGTCCTGAGATTAAGGGGTTTACGCCCTTGTACGGAAAAGTAGTCTCTGTTGTGAGTGTACGCGTCCTGCTGGGGTTGCCTGACGAGGAGGCTACACCTTCCACTCGTATCATTGTTGTGCCGTACCACGACGATTATGTGCCGCTCGTTGTCGATTCCGTGGATTCCGTAGTGATGTATGATCGGTTTGAAGAGCCTACAGAAGAATATCGTCGTTACACAACGGGAATATTCAAGGAAATCGCACACAATGACGATCATGAGGCGGGCATTCTTAATTTGGATGTATTGCTCGGTAATTTAACCAAATCGCAGTAAACGCAACGTTGAAATGTTATATACAAAGCACATATCCGCTTGGTTATAATAATGCTCCTTACCCCTTTGTGGGGATGAGGGGCATTTTTTATTGTGATCACCTTATCCTTGAATGCAATGACGCGGTCTGTTTCACCTTTTAACAGCCATTCATAATATAGTATGAAGTGGTTTGAAGATGGTTTTTCCAAGTAATGTAGCACTTTTTATCCGTAAAAGTTTTTAAATCCGAGCATTTTCGTATATGATGGAGAGTAACAATGCGAAGGGATGACGGGAGACTGTAATGATGCAATCGCTGTATGGAGTATGGCTTGGTGACGTATTTTTTTGTTTTTCCGGTGAAACATCGGAACCACGTGTGGATGCGTGGAGCCACGTGGTACGGAAGCTGAATTTTGGCGACGGGGGTCGTCTGTTTCAGCCTGCCGCTCTGCGTCTTGCGGAGCTTCGTTGGCCCAATCCGATGCGTAATGCCGCGGAAGCGAAGGGTACGAAGCGACGTCAATTGCTCGGACGGACGTTGGAAGGGCTAGCAATCTCGCCCAAAGATACATTCAAGCTGCTGCTCCATTGGGACGACAGTATATTGAACGCGGCAGGAATTCAGGCTGGAGAAGAGATTCGCTACTGGGTAAAGGCAGCACAGTTTACACAGGAACTGCTGCTGCGCGGAGAATTTGCTCCGTCCGCTGAGTTTGCGGCCAAGACGGGGGCACGTCGTCGTACCGGACAGGAAACGTTGACAGGTGTTTGGCGTCCACGTCTGTTGCAGGAAGCGGATGTAGAACGATTCCGGGAGTTGGCGGAATCCATGCCGCCGATCGGATTGTCTGCTCCTGGAGCATACGCATCTTCTGAACCGGAATCACGGGAGGAAGCGGGAGCGGCCGTATTATTTTCATTTATGAGCGGAATGATCCATGCGGTTGTTACGGGTGAGATGGAAAGCATGGACAGTGAGCTGTCTCGTTAC contains these protein-coding regions:
- a CDS encoding M20 family metallopeptidase, which gives rise to MDWKQKVLDAIEEGQDELLELCSQLIRFPTENPPGDSREISAFIIEYLHQAGIDTKVHAATETMFNLISTLNGEGADKSDKHLIFCGHTDVVPAGDLSRWDFDPFCGEIKDGYMLGRGASDMKGGLAGLIFATVILAKLGVPLRGDLSLMIVPDEETGGDLGVPWVLERGLATGTAAVIAEPSSPQHPTIGQKGSCWFEFTVEGTPGHGSLQPIVGDNAIVKAAKGIEALQRLWDIKPDIPEEVRDIIRISQEYARDREKAGLAYQVFDHVTVNIGSIQGGTKVNVVADRCTVQVDSRVPFGVDYRDVLDRARSLLLEAGIESELKPFGFQGNANWTPAHEPIVSQLVESISEVSGQEAYGVLQWASSDARHFRNHRIPVLQYGPAELSTIHNFNEKAPVWQIIQCAKVYALSALKYLGVEGMEDETSLNNSKGAASEEATTSKR
- a CDS encoding ABC transporter ATP-binding protein — encoded protein: MTELLEVSDLRTEFITDAGVIRAVDGISLSIRQGETLGIVGESGCGKSITSLSIMQLLPKKIGRVASGEVRFQGKDMLKLSGREIRRIRGNRMAMIFQEPMTSLNPVFKIGKQISEAARYHLKLGKKEAWARSVDMLRKVGIPRPDKIAEQYPHQLSGGMRQRVMIAMAMVCSPQLLIADEPTTALDVTIQAQILDLMRDLQRTENMAIMMITHDLGVVAEMCDRVMVMYAGQVVEETDVKTLFADPKHPYTRGLLASLPQLAGDQDRLQSIPGQVPNPAHMPSGCRFAPRCPVKEARCETIQPELLETAPSHSCRCLLQQEGII
- a CDS encoding dipeptide ABC transporter ATP-binding protein, giving the protein MSAILEVRNLKKHYPIRKGLFSKQVGAVKAVDGVTLSVERGETLAVVGESGCGKSTTGRAILRLIEPTDGEVFFEGKDVRKLPPEELRRFRTDMQMVFQDPYASLDPRWTVQRTLEEPLLTHHNLKKNELKSRIEELMEVVGLSSYQAHRFPHEFSGGQRQRIGIARALALNPKFIVCDEPVSALDVSIQAQVLNLMQDLQEQFGLTYMFISHDLSVVKFISDRVAVMYLGKVVELAPTSELFTEALHPYTKALMSAVPVPDPNVQKERIVLSGDVPNPENPPSGCTFHTRCPYVKDECRSVIPELREISPGRQVACHLY
- a CDS encoding chemotaxis protein CheW; translation: MKTSMDEEVQIQYINFSVGNQICALRIDEVHEIIKMLPVTTVPFGSPEIKGFTPLYGKVVSVVSVRVLLGLPDEEATPSTRIIVVPYHDDYVPLVVDSVDSVVMYDRFEEPTEEYRRYTTGIFKEIAHNDDHEAGILNLDVLLGNLTKSQ
- a CDS encoding ABC transporter substrate-binding protein, with translation MKKLKWFSAMIALTVVLGGCASNANQQPAASGSGGETKPAPTLTVAYSEGGTTMDPAEANDLTSDTLVLATYDQLVTYGVKTVDGADVANTEDIQPMLAESWEVSADNTTYTFKIKSGLKFQSGNPVNADAVVYSFDRVAKSSSGSFLYGMADIKSVTAKDDSTVEIVLNKANHMFTQIIAMYTFSIVDQKLVEEKGDDYLKTNAAGSGPFTLEKWDPASEAVFQANNDYWQGAPKLSKVTLKFTKEASNRVLLLNKSDVDMAIEIPPKDVAALQENSNLTIKSNASNRILFFAMNNNVKPFDNEKVRQAINYAIPYDQLINDVMYGQAKEMKSAVASNTPGFTDAGYVYEYNLDKAKELLKEAGYAEGFSFDFTLGSGFDDWEYDAVLIQAELAKIGVKMNINKVARAQFLEQQKDGNLVSYISKWTSFVNDPGYHLGFLLYGEGSSNYIHYNNAEVNKLWEEAGAEPDQAKRNELYMKAQEIITTEAPWAYLYEYNRVVGMNNKVSGYVYYPDEVLRFYPLSKEQ